From Calditrichota bacterium, one genomic window encodes:
- a CDS encoding AmmeMemoRadiSam system radical SAM enzyme encodes MKEALFYAKLEGGKVRCELCPHQCIIGEGKTGVCGVRQNRGGVLYSLVYGKAI; translated from the coding sequence ATGAAAGAGGCGCTGTTCTACGCCAAGCTCGAGGGGGGCAAAGTGCGCTGCGAGTTGTGCCCGCACCAGTGCATCATCGGCGAGGGAAAGACGGGTGTTTGCGGTGTGCGCCAGAACAGGGGCGGCGTACTTTACTCGCTGGTTTACGGCAAGGCGATC